The Streptomyces cathayae DNA segment CGCGGTCGCGACCGCGAGATCCCAGTCGACCATCCCGGAAGAGGCAGCACCACCGAAACTCGTCATGGTGCAACGGTACGTGAGTACGGCGGTGCGGGGCAGGGCGAAGAGGCGGCCGTCCCGGCCGCCCCGCGGGTCACCGGCAGCCGCACGCCGCCAGGGCCGTGGCCGCCCTGTCCAGGGCCGTCTGGGCCGCCGTGGGGTCGCTGGTGCCGGTCGCCAGGAAGGCGAAGGCGAGCAGTCGGCCCTCCTCGTCGACGACGGTGCCCGCCAGGGTGTTGACGCCGGTGAGGGTGCCCGTCTTGGCGCGGACGAGGCCGGCCGCCCCGTCGGCGTAGCGGCCGGTGAGGGTGCCGGTGAAGCCCGCGACGGGCAGGCCGGTGAGGACGGACCGCAGCTCGGGGCGGGCGGGGTCGGCGGACTTCACCAGCAGCGCGGTGAGGAGGCGGGCGGTGAGCCGGTTGTTGCGGTCGAGCCCGCTGCCGTCCTTGAGCACGGTCCCCTCCAGGGGGACCCGGAGCTCGGCGAGCCGGGTGCGGAGGGCGGCCGCGGCGCCCGCGAAGTCGGCGCGTTCGCCGGTCGCGATCGCGGTATGGCGGGCGAGGGCCTCGGCGAGGTCGTTGTCGCTGTTGGTGAGCATCCGTTCGACCAGGGTGGCGAGCGGAGGAGAGGACACCGTGGCGAGGGTGCCGGCCCGGGTCGTGGACTTCGACGGGCCGGGCGGTGTGGCCTTGACGCCGTGCGCCTTCAGGAACTCGCCGAACTTCCGCGCCGCGTCGGCCGCGGGGTCGGCGACGCGGTTCGCGGGGCCGCTGACGGAGTCGTCGACCCGGGCCTCGTCGGCCATCAGGGGGGTGACGGTGGCGATGTTGGGGTTGATTCCGATCGGGTGCCTGTCGCCGCCCGGGTAGAGGGTGGTGTCGTAGGACAGGGTCACCTCGCGTACGCCGCGTTCGGCCAGGGCGGCGGCGGTCCGCCCGGCGAGGTCGCGCAGGCTCGCCGAGCCCGTGTCGTTCTTCTCCCGGGCGGTGAGGGTGGGGTCGCCGCCGCCGACGAGGATGACCTCCTTCGTGTCGGGTTCGAAGGTGGTGCGGGTGGTCAGGCGGTGGTCGGGGCCCAGCGCGGTGAGGACCGCGGCGGCGGTGACGATCTTCGTGGTGGAGGCGGGGGTGAGCGCGTCGCCGGAGCCCTGGGCGTACAGCTCTCCGCCGGTGGAGACGTCGACCACGACGGCGGAGTGACGGCCCAGCTCCGGGGCCTTCAGCAGCGGGGTGAGGATGCCGGCGAGGGCCTTGCCGCCGGGCGCCGACCGCGCGGTGGCGGCGCCGCCGAGACCGGCGAGCACGGAGGGGGCGCTGGGCGCCGCCCGGGGGCCGCGCGGCGGCGTGCCGGCGTTGCCGCGGGTGCCACCGTGATCTGTGCCACGCACGGCCCCCAGGGCCACGGCCCGGTCCCGCTCGGCCGTACGCTGACCGGTGGAGTCCCAGGGACCCGCGGCGGTCACCGCACCGGCGGCCAGTGCCATCCCGGTGGCGGCCGCGACCACGGTGAACCGCCAGGTCTTCGGCCAGGTGCCCGGCCAGGCCACCGGCCGCGCGATCCGTGGCCCGGCGGCCGTGACGACACGCGCCAGACGCGGCCGTACGGTCGCCGCGACCCGTGCGAGACGCGGTCGTACGGCGTCCGCGACCCGCACGACATGCGGTCTCGCGGCCCGCCAAGGCCTCAGCTCTGGCACGACCACCAGCCCCTTTCGCGATCACACACCTGCGTGAGGGACACTTAATCACCAGAACTATGTGCTGATCATGGAGGAGCGTCCGGTGGAGTTCGACGTCACGATCGAGATCCCGAAGGGTTCGCGGAACAAGTACGAGGTGGACCACGAGACGGGTCGGATCCGCTTGGACCGTCGACTCTTCACCTCGACCGCCTACCCGACCGACTACGGCTTCGTCGAGAACACCCTCGGCGAGGACGGCGATCCGCTGGACGCGCTGGTCATCCTCGACGAACCGACGTTCCCCGGCTGCCTGATCCGCTGCCGCGCGATCGGCATGTTCCGGATGACGGACGAGGCCGGCGGCGACGACAAGCTGCTCTGCGTCCCCTCGACGGACCCGCGCGTGGAGCACCTGCGTGACATCCACCACGTGTCGGAGTTCGACCGTCTGGAGATCCAGCACTTCTTCGAGGTCTACAAGGACCTGGAGCCGGGCAAGTCGGTGGAGGGCGCCAACTGGGTCGGCCGGACCGACGCCGAGATCGAGATCGAGCGGTCCTACAAGCGCTTCAAGGAGCAGGGCGGCCACTGAGCCCGTTCCCCACGAGACGCGCGACGGGGCGCACGCGGACGCGTGCGCCCCGTCGCGCGTCTCCGTGCGCATACTGGCCCCTGGGGGTCCGTGCACCGGGCCCCGACGGGGAAGGCAGAGCCCACGGACGGCGTCGTACAGGGAGCGCAACGCAGGTGAGGGACACGCAGGAGCGCAAGCCGCAGTCGGACGAGGCGAGGAGTGCCTTCAACGCTCCCGCGGGGGCGGCGGCCCCGGCCGACTCGGAGTCGGCGACGACGTCGGAGTTCGCCGTCCCGGAGGGACTGGAGGTCTCCCCGGCCGGCACGGAGTCCGAGACGACCTCCGAGTTCACCGTTCCGGAGGGACTGGAGCTCCCCCCGGTCGGCACGGAGCCCGACACCACCTCCGAGTTCACCGTTCCGGAAGGGCTGGAAACCGCCCCGCAGCCGGCCGAGGTGGAGGGGTCGGCGTTCAACCCGCCGAGCACGTACAGCGCCCAGCAGGCGCCGGCGGCGTTCACCCCGCCCGGCGGGATGCCGTCCATCGCCCTGCACCGGGACGTGCCCTGGCAGGACCGGATGCGCACGATGCTGCGCATGCCGGTGACCGAGCGGCCGGCGCCGGAGCAGGTGCAGCGGCACGACGAGGCGGGGCCGGCCGTGCCGCGCGTACTCGACCTGACGCTGCGTATCGGTGAGTTGCTGCTGGCGGGCGGCGAGGGCGCGGAGGACGTGGAGGCGGCGATGTTCGCCGTCTGCCGCTCCTACGGCCTGGACCGCTGCGAACCGACCGTCACCTTCACCCTGCTGTCGATCTCCCATCAGCCGTCCCTGGTGGACGACCCGGTGACCGCGTCGCGCACGGTGCGCCGCCGCGGCACCGACTACACCCGCCTCGCGGCCGTGTACCAGCTGGTGGACGACCTCAGCGACGACGAGACGCACATCTCCCTGGAGGAGGCCTACCGGCGCCTCGCGGAGATACGCCGCAACCGGCACCCCTACCCCGTCTGGGTGCTGAACGCGGCGAGCGGACTGCTGGCGGGCTCGGCCTCGATGCTGGTGGGCGGCGGGTTCCTGGTGTTCATCGCCGCCGCGGGCGGTGCGATGCTCGGCGACCGGCTGGCCTGGCTGCTCGCCGGGCGCGGGCTGCCGGAGTTCTACCAGTTCACGGTGGCCGCGATGCCGCCGGCCGCGATGGGCGTCGCGCTGACGCTGGCCCACGCGGACGTGAAGGCCTCGGCGGTGATCACCGGCGGGCTGTTCGCCCTGCTGCCCGGACGGGCCCTCGTCGCGGGGGTGCAGGACGGTCTGACCGGCTTCTACATCACCGCCTCCGCGCGGCTCCTGGAGGTCCTGTACTTCTTCGTGGGCATCGTGACCGGCGTGCTGGTGGTGCTCTACTTCGGGGTTCAGCTGGGCGCCCAGCTGAGCCCGGACGCGGCACTCGTCCTCACCGAGCGGCCGGTGTGGCAGATCGCCGCGTCGCTCGGGCTGTCGCTGGCCTTCGCGGTGCTGCTCCAGCAGGAGCGGTCCACGGTGCTGATGGTCACCCTCAACGGCGGGGTCGCCTGGGTGGTGTACGGCGCGATGTACTACGCGGGCGACATCTCACCGGTGGCCTCCACGGCCGTGGCGGCGGGGCTCGTGGGGCTGTTCGGGCAGTTGCTGGCCCGGTACCGGTTCGTTTCGGCGCTGCCCTACACCACGGCGGCCATCGGCCCCCTGCTGCCCGGTTCCGCCACGTACTTCGGTCTGCTGGCGATCGCCCAGAACGAGGTGGACGCGGGGCTGGTGTCCCTCTCGAAGGCGGTGGCGCTCGCGCTGGCCATCGCGATCGGGGTGAACCTCGGTTCGGAGATCTCCCGGCTGTTCCTGCGGATCGGCTCCGCCGAGAAGCGCAGGGCGGCGAAGCGGACCCGCGGCTTCTGACGCCGGATGCCCGGGTCCTCGGGACCCGGGCATCCGGCGGTGCGTTCGGCGGTGCTGTTCGGCGGTGCGGCTCAGTAGCCCTGGTTGTAGGGCTGCTGCCGGTTCTGGTCCGGCCCGTGGCCCTGGGGGTGCCCCTGACCCTGGCCCTGGGGGTGCCGCGGGTCGAAGTACGGGTCGTAGCCGCCCTGGCCGTTGCCGTACGGCGGCTGGGGCTGCGGGCTCTGGGGCTGGGGGCTCTGCTGCTGCGGGTAGCCCTGGTTGCCGTAGGGCTGCTGGGGCTGCTGGGCCCGCTGCGGCGGCTGACCGTCCGGGGTGATGCGGCGCAGCTGGGTCGTGGCGTCGTCCATGACCGGCGGCTGGGCGTACGGGGTCTGCTGGTCGTACCGGTTGTGCTGGTCGTGCTGCGGGGCGGCCGGGTCCTCGGCGGCGGCGCGCTTCTTCTTGCCGCGTTCCCGCAGGTACTCGACGATGATCGGGACCACCGAGAGGAAGACGATCAGGATGAGGATCGACTCGACGTTGTTCTTGATGAAGGAGATCTGGCCCAGCCAGTAGCCGGCGACCGTGATGCCCGAGCCCCAGGCGACGCCGCCGATGACGTTGTACGTGAGGAACGTGCGGTACTTCATACGGCCGGCGCCGGCCGTGATGGGGGCGAAGGTGCGCACGATCGGCACGAAGCGGGCCAGGACGATCGCCTTGGGGCCGTACTTCTCCATGAACTCGTGGGCCTTCTCCAGGTTCTCCTGTTTGAAGAGCTTGGAGTTGGGACGGCTGAAGAGCTTGGGTCCGAAGAACTTGCCGATCATGTAGCCGACCTGGTCACCCAGGACGGCGGCGATCACGATCAGCGTGCACACCAGCCACAGCGGCTGGCTGATGTAGCTGCCCTCCGCCACGAAGAGGCCCGCCGTGAACAGCAGGGAGTCACCGGGCAGGAACGCGAAGAATCCGGACTCGGCGAAGACGATCAGCAGGATGCCGGTCAGGCTGAAGGTCTCGATCAGATAGTCCGGGCTCAGCCACTCGGGGCCGAGCGCAAGGGTGGTCACGGGATTGTGGCTCCTGCTGCTTGAGGGGGACGGGCGAGGCTGGCTGCCAAAACCTATCAACGCAGCCGTCCCGGCCCGGGTTCCACGGGGCGTACCCAGGATTGCACCGTGCCTCCTCCCCGGCGAAGCTGGGGCCATGGGCATCGAAGAGTACGGCGGTGGGCAGGGCCCCGGGCCCGACGTCCTGGTGGTCACGACGAACGACGTCCCGGGGCACCGGGTGCAGGAGGTCATCGGCGAGGTCTTCGGGCTGACCGTGCGGTCCCGGCACCTCGGCAGCCAGATCGGCGCCGGTCTGAAGTCGATGATCGGCGGCGAGCTCAAGGGGCTGACCAAGACGCTGGTGGAGACCCGGAACCAGGCCATGGAGCGCCTGATCGAGCAGGCACGCGCGCGGGGCGCCAACGGCGTACTGGCGTTCCGTTTCGACGTCACGGAGGCGGCGGACGTGGGCACCGAGGTGTGCGCGTACGGCACGGCGGTGGTGCTCGTGCGCGAATGACGACCGCGCGGGTGCGCCGCCCGTCCCCCGACAGGACGGGCGGCGCACCCGCGCGGTACGGGCTCAGCCTCCGTGCCGGGCCGCGTTCGCGACGATCGCGTCGCGCAGGTAGACCGCCAGACCGGGCCGGATGTCCTCGTACGTCCGGGTGAAGCGCGGGTCGGCGACGTACATCTCGCCCAGGCCGGTGTGCATCTCGTGCCCGCAGTCGTAGTACGCGCGGGTGATGAACCGCCGGTGCTCCTCCGCCGTGTCCATCGCCTCCTCGGCGTCGGCCGGCACCCCGGCCGCCATCAGGTCGGCCATGCGCAGATGGAGGGCGTCGAACTCCTCGGTGACGCGTTTCCAGTCGTCCTTGGTGTAGGACGCGGTCCGCTGCCGGGACTGCCGGTAGGCGTCGGTGCCGCCCCAGCGCTCCCGCACCTCGTCCTCGTACTGGTCCGGGTCGAAGTCCCCGAACACCTCGAACTTCTCCTCGGGCGTGAGATCGATGCCCATGTGGTGTGCCTCCATGGCGTGCTCCACGGCCGCCGCCATCTTCCGCAGCCTTTCGATCCGGGCGGTCAGCAGGTCGTGCTGCCGGCGCAGGTGCGCGCGCGGGTCTGCCTTTCCGGTGGCCTGATCGTCGAGCAGGGCGGCGACCTCCTCGAGCGGGAAGCCGAGCTCCCGGTAGAACAGGATCTGCTGCAGCCGGTCGAGGTCGGCGTCGCTGTAGCGCCGGTGCCCCGCGCGGTTGCGCTCGCTCGGGGCGAGCAGGCCGATGTCGTCGTAGTGGTGCAGGGTGCGCACCGTGATCCCGGCGAAACCGGCGACCTGTCCCACGGAGTAGCTCACTTCCGCTCCCTTCTCGGTACGCACTCCACCCTGGGACCTCACGCCACGTGAGGTGCAAGTCGGTTTCCCGGACTTGACACCACAACCGCCTCATCCGTTTCGTTCGCTTTGCCCGCATGTGGCGGCTTGATCCGTCTATCGTGTGCGCGTGGCCCAGGACAGCGTGCAGCAGGAACCCTCCACCGCCCCGGCGACCCGGGCACGCGACCTGCTGCCGACCGTCGTCCCCGCGCTGGTCGTGGGGGTGGCGGCGAGCCTGCTGCTGGTGGGCGTGAGCCGGGCGGCCGAGGAACTCCAGGACGTGCTGTGGCAGAACCTGCCGGACGCGCTCGGGGTCGGCGGGTACTCCGTGCTGTGGATGTTCGTGATGCTCGTCGCCACCGGGATCGCGGTCGGTCTGGTGGTGTGGAAGGTGCCGGGCCACGCCGGCCCCGATCCGGCGACCACCGGCCTCGAGGCCCCCGTGCTGCCGCCCGTGGTGCTGCCGGGGCTGCTGCTGGCCACCGCCGTGATGCTGGCCGGCGGGCCGAGCCTCGGGCCCGAGAACCCGATCATCGCCGTGAACGTCTCCCTGGCGGTCCTGCTGGGCACCAGGGCGTTCCCCCGGACCCAGGAGCACGGCTGGGTGGCGTTGGCGGAGGCGGCGACGATCGGCGCGCTCTTCGGTACGCCGGTGGCCGCGGCGCTCGTCATCTCCGAGGCGCTGACGGGCCGGCAGGTCAGGGGACAGCTCTGGGACAGTCTCTTCGCGCCGCTGGTCGCCGCGGGGGCCGGTGCGCTCACCGTCTCCCTGGTGTCGCGGCCGAGCTTCGACCTGGACCTGCCGCCGTTCGGCCGGCCCGGCTGGGCGGACCTGCTGTCGTCGCTCGCCGTCGCCTCGGCGGGCGCGCTGCTCGGCCTGTGCGCCGTCTACGCCTTCCCGTACGTCCACGGGGCGTTCCGGCGGCTGCGGCACCCCTTGCTGATGCTTCCGGCCGGCGGGGTGGTGCTGGGCGCGCTGGCGGCCCTGGGCGGGCATCTGACGCTGTTCAAGGGGCTCGACGAGATCACCGTGCTGGCGGCCGACCCCGGAGGCTGGTCGGCGGGCCAGTTCGCCACGATGACGGTGGTGAAGCTGGCCGCCCTGCTCGTCGCCGCGTCCTGCGGGTTCCGGGGCGGGCGGATCTTCCCGGCCGTGTTCGTCGGCACCGCGCTCGGGCTGTGCGCCCACGCCCTGGTGCCCGGGGTGCATCCGGCGGTCGGTGTGTCGGCGGGGGTGCTGGGGGTCCTGCTGGCCATCACCCGCCAGGGCTGGGTGAGCCTGTTCGTCGCCGCCTTCCTGGTCGCCTCGCCGGGCATCCTCGCCCTCCTGTGCATCGCCTCGCTCCCGGCCTGGCTGCTGGTGACGGGACGCCCGCTGATGCAGCTGCGACCGGACGGAACCTCCGCCCGATGACCCCCCGCCCTCCCCCTCTCACCCCTCTCGCCCCTCTCACTTCTTTCACCGTCACCGCACGAACCCCCGGAGGCACCCATGCCGCTGCACACCAAACCCCGGCGCGACGAGCGCCCCTTGTCCGTCAACCCCTTCCTGGGGGCGGCGAACCCCGTCGGGGACATGACCGAGGCGCCGCCCAAGCACCGGATGCCCGACACTCCGATGGCGCCCTCGACGGCGTATCAGCTGGTGCACGACGAGCTGATGCTGGACGGCAACGCGCGGCTGAACCTGGCCACCTTCGTCACCACCTGGATGGAGCCGGAGGCCGGCGCCCTGATGGCGGAGTGCCGGGACAAGAACATGATCGACAAGGACGAGTACCCGCGCACCGCCGAGCTGGAACGGCGGTGCGTGTCGATGCTCGCGGACCTGTGGCACGCGCCCGACCCGGCGGCCGCCGTGGGCTGTTCGACGACCGGCTCGAGCGAGGCGTGCATGCTCGCCGGGATGGCGCTCAAGCGCCGCTGGACGCGGGACAACGCCGGCCGGTACCCGTCGAAGGACGCCCGGCCGAACCTCGTCATGGGCGTCAACGTCCAGGTCTGCTGGGACAAGTTCTGCACCTTCTGGGAGGTGGAGGCCCGCCAGGTGCCCATGGAGGGCGACCGGTTCCACCTCGACCCGCGGGCCGCCGCCGAACTGTGCGACGAGAACACCATCGGCGTCGTCGGCGTCCTGGGCTCCACCTTCGACGGGTCCTACGAGCCGATCGCGGACCTGTGCGCGGCGCTGGACGAGCTCCAGGAGCGCACCGGCCTCGACGTCCCGGTGCACGTCGACGGGGCGTCCGGCGCGATGGTCGCGCCCTTCCTCGACGAGGACCTGGTGTGGGACTTCCGCCTCCCGCGCGTGGCCTCGATCAACACCTC contains these protein-coding regions:
- the dacB gene encoding D-alanyl-D-alanine carboxypeptidase/D-alanyl-D-alanine endopeptidase is translated as MVVPELRPWRAARPHVVRVADAVRPRLARVAATVRPRLARVVTAAGPRIARPVAWPGTWPKTWRFTVVAAATGMALAAGAVTAAGPWDSTGQRTAERDRAVALGAVRGTDHGGTRGNAGTPPRGPRAAPSAPSVLAGLGGAATARSAPGGKALAGILTPLLKAPELGRHSAVVVDVSTGGELYAQGSGDALTPASTTKIVTAAAVLTALGPDHRLTTRTTFEPDTKEVILVGGGDPTLTAREKNDTGSASLRDLAGRTAAALAERGVREVTLSYDTTLYPGGDRHPIGINPNIATVTPLMADEARVDDSVSGPANRVADPAADAARKFGEFLKAHGVKATPPGPSKSTTRAGTLATVSSPPLATLVERMLTNSDNDLAEALARHTAIATGERADFAGAAAALRTRLAELRVPLEGTVLKDGSGLDRNNRLTARLLTALLVKSADPARPELRSVLTGLPVAGFTGTLTGRYADGAAGLVRAKTGTLTGVNTLAGTVVDEEGRLLAFAFLATGTSDPTAAQTALDRAATALAACGCR
- a CDS encoding inorganic diphosphatase, coding for MEFDVTIEIPKGSRNKYEVDHETGRIRLDRRLFTSTAYPTDYGFVENTLGEDGDPLDALVILDEPTFPGCLIRCRAIGMFRMTDEAGGDDKLLCVPSTDPRVEHLRDIHHVSEFDRLEIQHFFEVYKDLEPGKSVEGANWVGRTDAEIEIERSYKRFKEQGGH
- a CDS encoding threonine/serine ThrE exporter family protein — protein: MRDTQERKPQSDEARSAFNAPAGAAAPADSESATTSEFAVPEGLEVSPAGTESETTSEFTVPEGLELPPVGTEPDTTSEFTVPEGLETAPQPAEVEGSAFNPPSTYSAQQAPAAFTPPGGMPSIALHRDVPWQDRMRTMLRMPVTERPAPEQVQRHDEAGPAVPRVLDLTLRIGELLLAGGEGAEDVEAAMFAVCRSYGLDRCEPTVTFTLLSISHQPSLVDDPVTASRTVRRRGTDYTRLAAVYQLVDDLSDDETHISLEEAYRRLAEIRRNRHPYPVWVLNAASGLLAGSASMLVGGGFLVFIAAAGGAMLGDRLAWLLAGRGLPEFYQFTVAAMPPAAMGVALTLAHADVKASAVITGGLFALLPGRALVAGVQDGLTGFYITASARLLEVLYFFVGIVTGVLVVLYFGVQLGAQLSPDAALVLTERPVWQIAASLGLSLAFAVLLQQERSTVLMVTLNGGVAWVVYGAMYYAGDISPVASTAVAAGLVGLFGQLLARYRFVSALPYTTAAIGPLLPGSATYFGLLAIAQNEVDAGLVSLSKAVALALAIAIGVNLGSEISRLFLRIGSAEKRRAAKRTRGF
- a CDS encoding DedA family protein; amino-acid sequence: MTTLALGPEWLSPDYLIETFSLTGILLIVFAESGFFAFLPGDSLLFTAGLFVAEGSYISQPLWLVCTLIVIAAVLGDQVGYMIGKFFGPKLFSRPNSKLFKQENLEKAHEFMEKYGPKAIVLARFVPIVRTFAPITAGAGRMKYRTFLTYNVIGGVAWGSGITVAGYWLGQISFIKNNVESILILIVFLSVVPIIVEYLRERGKKKRAAAEDPAAPQHDQHNRYDQQTPYAQPPVMDDATTQLRRITPDGQPPQRAQQPQQPYGNQGYPQQQSPQPQSPQPQPPYGNGQGGYDPYFDPRHPQGQGQGHPQGHGPDQNRQQPYNQGY
- a CDS encoding YbjQ family protein, translating into MGIEEYGGGQGPGPDVLVVTTNDVPGHRVQEVIGEVFGLTVRSRHLGSQIGAGLKSMIGGELKGLTKTLVETRNQAMERLIEQARARGANGVLAFRFDVTEAADVGTEVCAYGTAVVLVRE
- a CDS encoding MerR family transcriptional regulator — its product is MSYSVGQVAGFAGITVRTLHHYDDIGLLAPSERNRAGHRRYSDADLDRLQQILFYRELGFPLEEVAALLDDQATGKADPRAHLRRQHDLLTARIERLRKMAAAVEHAMEAHHMGIDLTPEEKFEVFGDFDPDQYEDEVRERWGGTDAYRQSRQRTASYTKDDWKRVTEEFDALHLRMADLMAAGVPADAEEAMDTAEEHRRFITRAYYDCGHEMHTGLGEMYVADPRFTRTYEDIRPGLAVYLRDAIVANAARHGG
- a CDS encoding ion channel protein — translated: MAQDSVQQEPSTAPATRARDLLPTVVPALVVGVAASLLLVGVSRAAEELQDVLWQNLPDALGVGGYSVLWMFVMLVATGIAVGLVVWKVPGHAGPDPATTGLEAPVLPPVVLPGLLLATAVMLAGGPSLGPENPIIAVNVSLAVLLGTRAFPRTQEHGWVALAEAATIGALFGTPVAAALVISEALTGRQVRGQLWDSLFAPLVAAGAGALTVSLVSRPSFDLDLPPFGRPGWADLLSSLAVASAGALLGLCAVYAFPYVHGAFRRLRHPLLMLPAGGVVLGALAALGGHLTLFKGLDEITVLAADPGGWSAGQFATMTVVKLAALLVAASCGFRGGRIFPAVFVGTALGLCAHALVPGVHPAVGVSAGVLGVLLAITRQGWVSLFVAAFLVASPGILALLCIASLPAWLLVTGRPLMQLRPDGTSAR
- a CDS encoding glutamate decarboxylase encodes the protein MPLHTKPRRDERPLSVNPFLGAANPVGDMTEAPPKHRMPDTPMAPSTAYQLVHDELMLDGNARLNLATFVTTWMEPEAGALMAECRDKNMIDKDEYPRTAELERRCVSMLADLWHAPDPAAAVGCSTTGSSEACMLAGMALKRRWTRDNAGRYPSKDARPNLVMGVNVQVCWDKFCTFWEVEARQVPMEGDRFHLDPRAAAELCDENTIGVVGVLGSTFDGSYEPIADLCAALDELQERTGLDVPVHVDGASGAMVAPFLDEDLVWDFRLPRVASINTSGHKYGLVYPGVGWALWRNADALPEELVFRVNYLGGDMPTFALNFSRPGAQVVAQYYTFLRLGRDGYRAVQQAARDVATGLAERIGALGDFRLLTRGDELPVFAFTTAPEVTAFDVFDVSRRLRENGWLVPAYTFPANRQDLSVLRVVCRNGFSEDLADLFVEDLTRILPDLRRQPHPLTHDRSAATGFHH